The following proteins are encoded in a genomic region of Oncorhynchus kisutch isolate 150728-3 linkage group LG18, Okis_V2, whole genome shotgun sequence:
- the LOC109885372 gene encoding peptidase inhibitor 15-A, translated as MNAPHFAMDFLLLCISFRASVLAANSPTVSSTLPDTNFTDLGAAFSYGEADSENIPLTRRKRYISQNDMLAILDYHNKVRGKVFPPASNMEYMSWDETLSKSAEDWAHACLWEHGPRHLLRFLGQNLSVRTGRYRSILQLVKPWHDEVKDYVFPYPQDCNPRCPLKCYGPMCTHYTQMVWATTNRVGCAVHTCHNMNVWGNVWKRTTYLVCNYSSKGNWIGEAPYKVGIPCSACPPSYGGSCSNNMCFPALNTNYLQWFK; from the exons ATGAATGCTCCGCACTTTGCCATGGACTTTCTGCTGTTGTGCATATCTTTCCGAGCAAGTGTATTGGCAGCCAACTCTCCCACCGTGTCCTCGACGTTGCCAGACACCAATTTCACCGATCTTGGCGCAGCGTTCAGCTATGGAGAAGCAGACAGCGAGAATATTCCCCTGACCAGGAGGAAGCGTTATATTTCACAAAACGACATGCTTGCCATTCTTGATTACCACAATAAAGTAAGAGGGAAAGTTTTCCCTCCGGCGTCCAATATGGAGTACATG tcgtgGGACGAGACCCTGTCTAAGTCAGCTGAGGACTGGGCCCACGCGTGTCTGTGGGAGCACGGACCTCGACACCTCCTCAGGTTCCTGGGCCAGAACCTCTCTGTCAGGACTGGACG cTACCGCTCTATTCTCCAGTTAGTGAAGCCCTGGCATGATGAAGTGAAGGACTATGTGTTCCCTTACCCCCAGGACTGCAACCCCAGGTGCCCCCTGAAATGCTACGGACCCATGTGTACACATTATACACAG ATGGTTTGGGCCACAACAAACAGAGTCGGATGTGCTGTACATACATGTCACAATATGAACGTGTGGGGGAACGTGTGGAAACGGACAACATACTTAGTGTGCAACTATTCATCCAA AGGGAACTGGATCGGAGAGGCACCCTACAAAGTAGGCATCCCGTGTTCCGCCTGTCCCCCGAGCTACGGAGGCTCCTGTTCCAACAACATGTGCTTCCCAGCCCTCAACACAAACTATCTGCAGTGGTTCAAATAG